A genomic stretch from Bacterioplanes sanyensis includes:
- a CDS encoding YraN family protein, producing MFSLGQRAKGQAIERQAERFLRQQGLKPVTRNYQIRGGEIDLIMLHGEVLVFIEVRYRKHSDYGSGAESVTASKQQRLRRTAEHYLLQNHPSTPDCRFDVVSASGDPIEFEWLQNAF from the coding sequence ATGTTTTCATTAGGGCAGCGCGCCAAAGGGCAAGCCATCGAGCGCCAGGCTGAACGTTTTTTGCGCCAGCAAGGCCTTAAGCCAGTGACCCGCAACTACCAGATTCGCGGTGGCGAAATCGATCTGATCATGCTGCACGGCGAGGTGCTGGTGTTTATCGAAGTGCGTTATCGCAAGCACAGTGACTATGGCAGCGGTGCAGAGTCGGTGACCGCCAGCAAACAACAGCGCCTGCGCCGCACGGCGGAACACTATTTGCTGCAAAACCACCCCAGCACACCCGATTGCCGCTTTGATGTGGTGTCTGCCAGCGGTGACCCGATTGAATTTGAATGGCTGCAAAACGCTTTTTAG
- a CDS encoding phosphoheptose isomerase produces MQDRIIGHFGASIETKTLSAEELPPYIEQAAQLMVDALLHGGKILSCGNGGSAGDSQHFSSELLNRFERERPSLPAIALTTDTSTLTSIANDYSYNEVFSKQIRALGNQGDILLAISTSGNSANVVQAIQAAHERDMIVVALSGKDGGHISSLLTGADVEIRVPADVTARIQEVHLLVIHCLCDLIDCALFGED; encoded by the coding sequence TTGCAAGACCGCATCATTGGCCATTTTGGCGCCAGCATCGAAACCAAAACTCTGTCTGCGGAAGAACTGCCTCCCTACATCGAGCAAGCGGCTCAGCTGATGGTGGATGCACTGCTGCATGGCGGCAAAATCCTCAGTTGTGGCAATGGCGGCTCGGCCGGCGACAGCCAGCATTTTTCTTCCGAGCTGCTGAACCGCTTTGAGCGCGAGCGTCCATCGTTGCCAGCCATTGCCCTGACTACCGACACCTCTACTTTGACGTCCATCGCCAACGATTACAGTTACAACGAGGTGTTCTCCAAGCAGATTCGCGCGCTCGGCAACCAGGGTGATATCTTGTTGGCGATCAGCACCAGCGGCAACTCAGCCAATGTGGTGCAGGCCATTCAAGCGGCCCATGAGCGCGACATGATCGTGGTGGCACTCAGCGGTAAGGATGGCGGTCATATATCATCGCTGCTGACCGGTGCCGACGTGGAAATCCGCGTACCGGCTGATGTCACGGCGCGCATTCAGGAGGTGCACCTGCTGGTGATCCATTGCCTGTGTGATTTGATTGACTGCGCGCTGTTTGGGGAAGACTAA